A region from the Anomaloglossus baeobatrachus isolate aAnoBae1 chromosome 11, aAnoBae1.hap1, whole genome shotgun sequence genome encodes:
- the LOC142256356 gene encoding C3a anaphylatoxin chemotactic receptor-like isoform X1 has product MFPVPAVLHVAMCADAGTTNNLRPATATIFGIRTTCQRSTIRSSYEYNKTSDPDSESHFPGLSIIQKVSITLYIIIFALGTIGNGLVIWITGFRMKKTVSAVWFLHLAIADFLCCASLPLRIAQWTVPSKDSLFIFCISSIFLLSLNMNTSVFLLTAMSIDRWVSVIWPFWAKVHRTCKLVRISAGIIWVFWLVVISFMLFSIRSSSYDITEWCIIDNYTYISLSRIRSKIRLIMSFIIFVIPFLIIVTSYVTIFFKLRKSKRSQRSQRSSRIITAVILGFFICWSPYYIWPLTPWYVGDFINFHILNIIVLNLACLNSCINPIIYVFMNQDFQQSFFRSIPSRLERALGENPTDPSCRKQEDCEHIGSTDG; this is encoded by the exons atgttccccgttcctgcggtgttacacgtagcgatgtgtgctgatgcaggaacgacgaacaacttgcgtcctgcaacagcaacgatatttgggattagaacgacgtgccaacgatcaacgattag GTCATCTTATGAATACAACAAGACAAGTGACCCAGATTCTGAAAGTCATTTTCCTGGTTTGTCCATTATACAGAAGGTGTCAATTACCTTATACATCATCATTTTTGCTCTGGGGACAATTGGTAATGGATTAGTCATCTGGATTACCGGATTCAGGATGAAGAAGACAGTCAGTGCCGTCTGGTTCCTCCACCTGGCCATCgcggacttcctgtgctgtgcCTCTCTGCCTCTGAGAATTGCACAATGGACTGTCCCTTCTAAAGACTCactatttattttttgcatttcgagCATTTTTTTGCTGAGTTTAAACATGAACACCAGTGTTTTCCTCCTGACGGCCATGAGTATTGACCGCTGGGTGTCCGTCATTTGGCCATTTTGGGCCAAAGTTCACAGAACATGCAAACTGGTGAGAATCTCTGCAGGAATAATTTGGGTTTTTTGGTTAGTTGTGATTAGTTTTATGCTTTTTTCAATTAGATCTTCTTCATATGATATAACCGAATGGTGCATAATTGATAATTATACGTATATCTCTCTTTCTAGGATAAGAAGCAAAATTAGACTGATCATGTCTTTTATAATATTTGTGATCCCTTTTCTCATCATCGTCACCTCTTATGtcaccattttttttaaacttagaaaaagtaagagatcccagagatctcagagatcctccaggatcatcaccgctgttatattgggtttctttatctgctggtctccaTACTATATCTGGCCATTAACACCCTGGTATGTTGGAGATTTCATAAATTTTCATATTTTAAATATTATTGTTCTAAATCTGGCTTGTCTTAATAGTTGCATCAATCCAATCATTTATGTTTTCATGAACCAAGATTTCCAACAAAGTTTCTTCCGATCCATCCCCTCAAGACTAGAAAGAGCCTTAGGTGAAAATCCTACTGACCCATCATGCAGGAAACAAGAGGACTGTGAACATATTGGTAGTACAGATGGttaa
- the LOC142256356 gene encoding C3a anaphylatoxin chemotactic receptor-like isoform X2 — MDTADINPTLYDITLDDNNQSSYEYNKTSDPDSESHFPGLSIIQKVSITLYIIIFALGTIGNGLVIWITGFRMKKTVSAVWFLHLAIADFLCCASLPLRIAQWTVPSKDSLFIFCISSIFLLSLNMNTSVFLLTAMSIDRWVSVIWPFWAKVHRTCKLVRISAGIIWVFWLVVISFMLFSIRSSSYDITEWCIIDNYTYISLSRIRSKIRLIMSFIIFVIPFLIIVTSYVTIFFKLRKSKRSQRSQRSSRIITAVILGFFICWSPYYIWPLTPWYVGDFINFHILNIIVLNLACLNSCINPIIYVFMNQDFQQSFFRSIPSRLERALGENPTDPSCRKQEDCEHIGSTDG, encoded by the exons ATGGACACCGCTGATATAAATCCGACCTTATATGATATAACTCTGGACGACAACAACCA GTCATCTTATGAATACAACAAGACAAGTGACCCAGATTCTGAAAGTCATTTTCCTGGTTTGTCCATTATACAGAAGGTGTCAATTACCTTATACATCATCATTTTTGCTCTGGGGACAATTGGTAATGGATTAGTCATCTGGATTACCGGATTCAGGATGAAGAAGACAGTCAGTGCCGTCTGGTTCCTCCACCTGGCCATCgcggacttcctgtgctgtgcCTCTCTGCCTCTGAGAATTGCACAATGGACTGTCCCTTCTAAAGACTCactatttattttttgcatttcgagCATTTTTTTGCTGAGTTTAAACATGAACACCAGTGTTTTCCTCCTGACGGCCATGAGTATTGACCGCTGGGTGTCCGTCATTTGGCCATTTTGGGCCAAAGTTCACAGAACATGCAAACTGGTGAGAATCTCTGCAGGAATAATTTGGGTTTTTTGGTTAGTTGTGATTAGTTTTATGCTTTTTTCAATTAGATCTTCTTCATATGATATAACCGAATGGTGCATAATTGATAATTATACGTATATCTCTCTTTCTAGGATAAGAAGCAAAATTAGACTGATCATGTCTTTTATAATATTTGTGATCCCTTTTCTCATCATCGTCACCTCTTATGtcaccattttttttaaacttagaaaaagtaagagatcccagagatctcagagatcctccaggatcatcaccgctgttatattgggtttctttatctgctggtctccaTACTATATCTGGCCATTAACACCCTGGTATGTTGGAGATTTCATAAATTTTCATATTTTAAATATTATTGTTCTAAATCTGGCTTGTCTTAATAGTTGCATCAATCCAATCATTTATGTTTTCATGAACCAAGATTTCCAACAAAGTTTCTTCCGATCCATCCCCTCAAGACTAGAAAGAGCCTTAGGTGAAAATCCTACTGACCCATCATGCAGGAAACAAGAGGACTGTGAACATATTGGTAGTACAGATGGttaa
- the LOC142256378 gene encoding N-formyl peptide receptor 3-like isoform X1: MDTEDFNLTFPNTTLDYINQSYSKVNRTKYLRVNPYYIDISKKMSITLYCVIFVLGTIGNGLVIWITGFRGRRTINSVWFLNLAIADFLTCAFLPTRITEWIPLHINSKLAFCSVNIIQFNLNMTSSVLLLTAMSIDRCVSVICPIWVKVHKTNQLVRIAVAIIWVLSFLLTGVVYYLFRFYFMDVSEWCQLHSYKTDVFINIKHTIRLIRLVIMLGIPFLIIFTSYATIFMRIRNNKRPQRSYRIITAVVLCFIICWFPYYIWPLVSPYDGRDSVYFTINLIVSNLACLNSCINPIIYVFVGRDFQQGFLRSFSSRIRKALNLSQSNVQERVDDTDTKEV; this comes from the coding sequence GTCATATTCCAAAGTCAACAGAACAAAATACTTAAGAGTTAATCCTTACTATATAGACATTTCAAAGAAGATGTCAATTACTTTATACTGTGTCATTTTTGTCCTTGGGACTATTGGCAATGGATTAGTCATCTGGATTACCGGATTTAGGGGAAGGAGGACAATAAATTCTGTGTGGTTCCTCAATCTGGCCATTGCTGATTTCCTGACCTGTGCCTTTCTTCCTACGCGAATTACAGAATGGATTCCTCTTCACATCAACTCAAAATTGGCTTTTTGTTCAGTGAACATTATTCAGTTCAATCTAAACATGACCTCCAGTGTTCTTCTCCTGACAGCCATGAGTATTGACCGCTGTGTATCAGTTATTTGTCCAATCTGGGTAAAAGTTCATAAGACTAATCAACTGGTTAGAATCGCTGTAGCAATCATttgggtcttgagtttcctcttgacCGGAGTTGTGTATTACCTATTTAGATTTTACTTTATGGATGTATCTGAATGGTGTCAATTGCATTCATATAAAACAGATGTATTCATAAATATTAAACACACCATCAGACTGATCAGGTTAGTTATAATGCTTGGGATCCCTTTTCTCATCATCTTTACCAGTTATGCCACCATTTTCATGAGAATTAGAAATAATAAGAGACCCCAGAGATCCTATAGGATCATCACCGCTGTTGTCTTGTGCTTCATAATCTGTTGGTTTCCATACTACATCTGGCCACTAGTATCCCCGTATGATGGACGAGACTCGGTATACTTTACAATAAATTTAATTGTTAGCAACCTGGCTTGCTTGAACAGTTGCATCAATCCAATTATTTATGTTTTTGTGGGTCGAGATTTTCAACAAGGTTTCTTGAGGTCCTTCTCTTCCAGAATTCGAAAAGCTTTAAATCTTAGCCAAAGTAATGTGCAAGAGAGAGTTGATGATACAGACACTAAAGAGGTTTAA